The following proteins come from a genomic window of Gossypium raimondii isolate GPD5lz chromosome 5, ASM2569854v1, whole genome shotgun sequence:
- the LOC105769977 gene encoding uncharacterized protein LOC105769977 isoform X1, which translates to MAEEEVVAASPGLVPSDHKRKLEDIEPQAPPVEMPLNSAGDPDATASDSSFDSSEAKRPRLVDEKTDGLASENGFKAEQSDEPVKEEEEAFLQNEVTKQAEDGTAQAEEAQEAAKPQQVEGTTKETEQQSTDNHATTDAELGKDEKFEADGGQEPGKVENFGADGSQEPPTKEESKQPSNEVPQQEVDDGSTITRRIEVPNAKIGVLIGKAGDTIRYLQYNSGAKIQITRDADADRDAPIRPVEIIGTLNSIIKAEKLINAVIAEADAGGSPSLVARGLATTQAAGDADHIEMQVPNEKVGLIIGRGGETIRGMQTRSGARIQLIPQHLPEGDESKERIVRVTGDKRQIEIAREMIKDVMSQNARLSPLSGGFNQQGNRPRGNTGPPQWGSFGHTVPTASYDFQRRRPYPSQNSHYQPPYGGYPSHQMAPRSNFGSSWEQRPRNFQGPPHSGGYNYYSRHGSVSVLHLASIRGHGPRPTPAPAMGAVSSQSSYNYGQPHGRADYAHPPPYSHAFPQHSYGNGYGEKYENHTPVLHPYGGGHGSSQPGYAPPGPQSAYAPQQQYGKPYSYVQSQGPQTYGPPANQPGEVPYQGPTGQSYSPNVPPQQQYPYASGPLQQSYPPCGSAPPGDGYNQPPPVTGQAYSQQGGQSVPGYSQPSAQQATAYAQANTAAGYGQYPPSQQGYSDQAAPNNAAYGSQGTQDSGYGSGPVTTYGAAPSGQVTYAQPTATQATYDQSGGYAAAPGSAPVAYGNTVSPQLGYPQYDSTQMYAAPQ; encoded by the exons ATGGCAGAGGAAGAGGTCGTCGCCGCTTCACCCGGTCTCGTCCCCTCCGATCATAAGCGGAAGCTTGAAGATATCGAGCCCCAAGCCCCTCCTGTGGAGATGCCTCTCAACTCTGCTGGAGACCCTGATGCAACGGCATCTGATTCGTCATTTGATTCGTCCGAAGCTAAGCGACCTAGGCTCGTCGACGAGAAAACCGACGGCTTgg CTAGTGAGAATGGGTTCAAAGCTGAGCAGTCAGATGAACCTGTGAAGGAGGAAGAGGAGGCTTTCCTGCAAAATGAGGTTACCAAACAAGCAGAGGATGGTACTGCTCAAGCAGAGGAGGCTCAAGAAGCAGCAAAACCTCAACAAGTTGAAGGAACAACAAAGGAAACTGAGCAACAATCTACTGATAATCATGCGACTACTGATGCTGAGTTAGGTAAAGATGAGAAATTTGAGGCAGATGGTGGTCAGGAACCGGGTAAAGTTGAGAATTTTGGGGCTGATGGTAGCCAGGAACCGCCTACTAAAGAGGAGAGTAAGCAACCTTCTAATGAGGTGCCTCAGCAGGAAGTTGATGATGGTTCAACTATTACTCGCAGAATTGAGGTTCCTAATGCTAAG ATTGGTGTTCTCATAGGAAAGGCAGGGGATACTATAAGGTACCTACAATACAACTCGGGGGcaaaaattcaaattactaGGGATGCGGATGCTGATCGAGATGCCCCAATAAGGCCTGTGGAAATAATAGGGACTTTGAATAGCATAATCAAGGCTGAGAAGCTTATAAATGCTGTCATAGCAGAG GCTGACGCTGGGGGTTCCCCTTCCCTTGTAGCTAGGGGCCTTGCTACCACACAGGCTGCTGGGGATGCTGATCATATTGAGATGCAAGTTCCAAATGAGAAG GTTGGTTTAATCATTGGTAGAGGTGGGGAGACTATCAGAGGAATGCAGACTAGGTCAGGGGCTCGCATTCAG TTGATACCTCAACATCTCCCAGAAGGGGATGAATCAAAAGAAAGGATAGTGAGAGTGACAGGTGATAAGAGGCAAATTGAGATTGCCAGAGAAATGATAAAAGACGTCATGAGTCAG AATGCCAGGCTATCACCTCTTTCTGGTGGTTTCAATCAGCAGGGCAATCGACCTCGGGGAAACACTGGACCACCTCAATGGGGTTCCTTTGGCCATACTGTCCCTACAGCATCATATGATTTTCAGAGAAGGAGACCATATCCATCTCAAAACTCACATTATCAACCTCCTTATGGTGGCTACCCTTCTCATCAAATGGCTCCAAGAAGCAATTTTGGTTCTAGCTGGGAGCAGAGGCCTCGTAACTTTCAGGGACCTCCACATAGTGGAGGGTATAATTACTACAGCAGGCATGGAAGTGTCTCTGTCCTGCATTTGGCTTCAATTCGTGGGCATGGACCTAGGCCAACACCTGCTCCAGCTATGGGGGCAGTGTCATCTCAGTCAAGTTATAATTATGGACAGCCTCATGGTCGAGCAGATTATGCACATCCACCACCCTATTCCCATGCTTTTCCCCAGCATAGCTATGGAAATGGATATGGAGAGAAGTATGAAAATCATACCCCGGTTCTGCACCCTTACGGAGGAGGGCATGGATCTTCTCAGCCAGGATATGCACCACCAGGTCCTCAATCTGCGTATGCCCCTCAGCAGCAGTATGGCAAGCCATATTCTTATGTGCAGTCACAAGGACCCCAAACATATGGTCCTCCAGCCAATCAACCTGGAGAAGTTCCATATCAAGGTCCAACTGGCCAATCTTACAGTCCAAATGTGCCTCCTCAGCAGCAATACCCATATGCAAGTGGGCCCTTGCAACAAAGCTATCCTCCATGTGGCTCTGCACCACCCGGTGATGGGTATAATCAGCCTCCACCAGTGACTGGCCAGGCTTATTCGCAACAAGGTGGGCAGTCTGTTCCTGGTTACAGTCAGCCTTCTGCTCAGCAAGCTACTGCTTATGCACAAGCGAATACTGCTGCTGGGTATGGTCAATATCCACCCTCACAGCAGGGTTATTCTGATCAGGCAGCTCCAAATAATGCAGCTTATGGTTCTCAAGGGACACAAGATTCTGGCTATGGCAGTGGCCCTGTGACAACATACGGTGCAGCACCTAGTGGGCAAGTTACTTATGCTCAACCGACAGCAACTCAGGCAACCTATGATCAGTCTGGTGGATATGCAGCAGCGCCAGGTAGTGCACCTGTAGCATATGGAAACACAGTATCCCCGCAGCTTGGATACCCTCAGTATGATTCAACCCAGATGTATGCCGCACCACAGTGA
- the LOC105769977 gene encoding uncharacterized protein LOC105769977 isoform X2 produces the protein MRNLRQMVVRNRVKLRILGLMVARNRLLKRRVSNLLMRCLSRKLMMVQLLLAELRFLMLSFLQIGVLIGKAGDTIRYLQYNSGAKIQITRDADADRDAPIRPVEIIGTLNSIIKAEKLINAVIAEADAGGSPSLVARGLATTQAAGDADHIEMQVPNEKVGLIIGRGGETIRGMQTRSGARIQLIPQHLPEGDESKERIVRVTGDKRQIEIAREMIKDVMSQNARLSPLSGGFNQQGNRPRGNTGPPQWGSFGHTVPTASYDFQRRRPYPSQNSHYQPPYGGYPSHQMAPRSNFGSSWEQRPRNFQGPPHSGGYNYYSRHGSVSVLHLASIRGHGPRPTPAPAMGAVSSQSSYNYGQPHGRADYAHPPPYSHAFPQHSYGNGYGEKYENHTPVLHPYGGGHGSSQPGYAPPGPQSAYAPQQQYGKPYSYVQSQGPQTYGPPANQPGEVPYQGPTGQSYSPNVPPQQQYPYASGPLQQSYPPCGSAPPGDGYNQPPPVTGQAYSQQGGQSVPGYSQPSAQQATAYAQANTAAGYGQYPPSQQGYSDQAAPNNAAYGSQGTQDSGYGSGPVTTYGAAPSGQVTYAQPTATQATYDQSGGYAAAPGSAPVAYGNTVSPQLGYPQYDSTQMYAAPQ, from the exons ATGAGAAATTTGAGGCAGATGGTGGTCAGGAACCGGGTAAAGTTGAGAATTTTGGGGCTGATGGTAGCCAGGAACCGCCTACTAAAGAGGAGAGTAAGCAACCTTCTAATGAGGTGCCTCAGCAGGAAGTTGATGATGGTTCAACTATTACTCGCAGAATTGAGGTTCCTAATGCTAAG CTTTCTGCAGATTGGTGTTCTCATAGGAAAGGCAGGGGATACTATAAGGTACCTACAATACAACTCGGGGGcaaaaattcaaattactaGGGATGCGGATGCTGATCGAGATGCCCCAATAAGGCCTGTGGAAATAATAGGGACTTTGAATAGCATAATCAAGGCTGAGAAGCTTATAAATGCTGTCATAGCAGAG GCTGACGCTGGGGGTTCCCCTTCCCTTGTAGCTAGGGGCCTTGCTACCACACAGGCTGCTGGGGATGCTGATCATATTGAGATGCAAGTTCCAAATGAGAAG GTTGGTTTAATCATTGGTAGAGGTGGGGAGACTATCAGAGGAATGCAGACTAGGTCAGGGGCTCGCATTCAG TTGATACCTCAACATCTCCCAGAAGGGGATGAATCAAAAGAAAGGATAGTGAGAGTGACAGGTGATAAGAGGCAAATTGAGATTGCCAGAGAAATGATAAAAGACGTCATGAGTCAG AATGCCAGGCTATCACCTCTTTCTGGTGGTTTCAATCAGCAGGGCAATCGACCTCGGGGAAACACTGGACCACCTCAATGGGGTTCCTTTGGCCATACTGTCCCTACAGCATCATATGATTTTCAGAGAAGGAGACCATATCCATCTCAAAACTCACATTATCAACCTCCTTATGGTGGCTACCCTTCTCATCAAATGGCTCCAAGAAGCAATTTTGGTTCTAGCTGGGAGCAGAGGCCTCGTAACTTTCAGGGACCTCCACATAGTGGAGGGTATAATTACTACAGCAGGCATGGAAGTGTCTCTGTCCTGCATTTGGCTTCAATTCGTGGGCATGGACCTAGGCCAACACCTGCTCCAGCTATGGGGGCAGTGTCATCTCAGTCAAGTTATAATTATGGACAGCCTCATGGTCGAGCAGATTATGCACATCCACCACCCTATTCCCATGCTTTTCCCCAGCATAGCTATGGAAATGGATATGGAGAGAAGTATGAAAATCATACCCCGGTTCTGCACCCTTACGGAGGAGGGCATGGATCTTCTCAGCCAGGATATGCACCACCAGGTCCTCAATCTGCGTATGCCCCTCAGCAGCAGTATGGCAAGCCATATTCTTATGTGCAGTCACAAGGACCCCAAACATATGGTCCTCCAGCCAATCAACCTGGAGAAGTTCCATATCAAGGTCCAACTGGCCAATCTTACAGTCCAAATGTGCCTCCTCAGCAGCAATACCCATATGCAAGTGGGCCCTTGCAACAAAGCTATCCTCCATGTGGCTCTGCACCACCCGGTGATGGGTATAATCAGCCTCCACCAGTGACTGGCCAGGCTTATTCGCAACAAGGTGGGCAGTCTGTTCCTGGTTACAGTCAGCCTTCTGCTCAGCAAGCTACTGCTTATGCACAAGCGAATACTGCTGCTGGGTATGGTCAATATCCACCCTCACAGCAGGGTTATTCTGATCAGGCAGCTCCAAATAATGCAGCTTATGGTTCTCAAGGGACACAAGATTCTGGCTATGGCAGTGGCCCTGTGACAACATACGGTGCAGCACCTAGTGGGCAAGTTACTTATGCTCAACCGACAGCAACTCAGGCAACCTATGATCAGTCTGGTGGATATGCAGCAGCGCCAGGTAGTGCACCTGTAGCATATGGAAACACAGTATCCCCGCAGCTTGGATACCCTCAGTATGATTCAACCCAGATGTATGCCGCACCACAGTGA